The following are encoded in a window of Cydia strobilella chromosome 1, ilCydStro3.1, whole genome shotgun sequence genomic DNA:
- the LOC134755208 gene encoding thioredoxin domain-containing protein 12-like isoform X2, giving the protein MPTGTGLAKAFFSLLSNKVYCSTSLGRDNGFGNNYIWANSLESGKQLASRHKKPMMVIIHKSWCTACKNLKPKFANCPEIQSLSRKFVMVNLIDDEEPENNAYAPDGTYIPRILFMSPAGKIDKEIYNEDGSSQHKFFYSRPEQIAKSMRKVLEKYHLEKFD; this is encoded by the exons ATGCCGACCGGTACTGGTTTAGCTAAAGCGTTCTTCTCGTTGTTATCTAACAAAGTTTACTGCAGTACTTCCCTAGGAAGGGACAACGGTTTCGGCAACAACTACATTTGGGCGAATTCTTTAGAGTCTGGTAAACAGCTAGCATCCCGCCATAAGAAACCCATGATGGTCATTATACACAAGTCTTGGTGTACCGCTTGCAAAAATCTAAAGCCAAAGTTCGCTAATTGCCCTGAAATTCAGTCGTTGAGCAGAAAGTTCGTTATGGTTAATTTAATAGATGATGAGGAACCCGAAAACAATGCTTACGCTCCAGATGGTACTTACATACCCAG GATCCTATTCATGTCACCGGCAGGCAAAATAGATAAAGAAATCTACAACGAGGACGGCAGTAGCCAGCACAAGTTTTTCTACAGCCGACCGGAGCAAATCGCGAAGTCCATGAGAAAGGTTCTCGAAAAGTATCACCTCGAGAAGTTCGAT TGA
- the LOC134755208 gene encoding thioredoxin domain-containing protein 12-like isoform X1: protein MPTGTGLAKAFFSLLSNKVYCSTSLGRDNGFGNNYIWANSLESGKQLASRHKKPMMVIIHKSWCTACKNLKPKFANCPEIQSLSRKFVMVNLIDDEEPENNAYAPDGTYIPRILFMSPAGKIDKEIYNEDGSSQHKFFYSRPEQIAKSMRKVLEKYHLEKFDV from the exons ATGCCGACCGGTACTGGTTTAGCTAAAGCGTTCTTCTCGTTGTTATCTAACAAAGTTTACTGCAGTACTTCCCTAGGAAGGGACAACGGTTTCGGCAACAACTACATTTGGGCGAATTCTTTAGAGTCTGGTAAACAGCTAGCATCCCGCCATAAGAAACCCATGATGGTCATTATACACAAGTCTTGGTGTACCGCTTGCAAAAATCTAAAGCCAAAGTTCGCTAATTGCCCTGAAATTCAGTCGTTGAGCAGAAAGTTCGTTATGGTTAATTTAATAGATGATGAGGAACCCGAAAACAATGCTTACGCTCCAGATGGTACTTACATACCCAG GATCCTATTCATGTCACCGGCAGGCAAAATAGATAAAGAAATCTACAACGAGGACGGCAGTAGCCAGCACAAGTTTTTCTACAGCCGACCGGAGCAAATCGCGAAGTCCATGAGAAAGGTTCTCGAAAAGTATCACCTCGAGAAGTTCGATGTATGA